In the Chloroherpetonaceae bacterium genome, one interval contains:
- a CDS encoding OmpA family protein: MKNIRLSAVLLLLAAPSLFAQQEEKDIPGAKDHPLFTRLSGFVITKYEEKDFDRAEMPVAADDPKWLIWKELEGKVTRITYRAKKDVKVTELQVARNYLNAAKNAGGEIVFDGDGRNWTYRTREYFTATSGKMFDVTVKFKRGGREAWAHIKTRALIGMPLEYFLTVVELEEMKQEVVASSEILDALNKTGRVALYINFDVGKDIIKPESQPIIDEVVKLLRENPSLKLSIEGHTDDTGTPEGNQRLSEMRAKAVMNALVSRGIDAKRLSAVGYGRTKPIADNATEEGRAKNRRVELVKK, from the coding sequence ATGAAAAACATTCGACTGTCTGCTGTGCTGCTTTTGCTGGCAGCACCATCGCTCTTTGCACAACAAGAGGAAAAAGACATTCCAGGTGCCAAAGACCACCCCCTATTTACACGCCTCTCAGGGTTTGTGATTACAAAGTATGAAGAGAAAGACTTCGACCGTGCTGAGATGCCTGTTGCGGCAGATGACCCAAAATGGCTCATCTGGAAAGAACTGGAGGGCAAAGTTACAAGGATTACTTACCGCGCAAAAAAAGATGTAAAAGTTACAGAGCTTCAGGTGGCTCGCAACTATCTGAATGCAGCAAAAAATGCAGGGGGTGAAATTGTCTTTGATGGCGATGGTCGAAACTGGACCTACAGGACGCGTGAATACTTCACAGCGACATCTGGCAAAATGTTTGACGTAACGGTCAAATTTAAAAGGGGTGGCAGGGAAGCGTGGGCACACATAAAAACCAGAGCACTAATTGGAATGCCGTTAGAATACTTCCTGACCGTCGTAGAGCTGGAAGAGATGAAGCAAGAAGTAGTAGCCTCCAGCGAAATACTGGATGCGCTGAATAAAACGGGTCGTGTGGCGCTTTACATTAACTTTGATGTGGGCAAAGATATCATCAAACCCGAGTCGCAGCCTATCATTGACGAAGTGGTAAAGCTCCTGAGAGAAAATCCTTCGCTGAAACTGTCTATTGAGGGTCACACAGATGACACAGGCACACCCGAGGGCAACCAGCGCCTCTCAGAGATGCGCGCCAAAGCCGTGATGAACGCACTGGTCAGTCGTGGCATTGACGCCAAGCGTCTCAGCGCCGTAGGGTATGGTCGCACAAAACCGATTGCCGACAACGCCACTGAAGAAGGACGGGCGAAAAATCGACGTGTGGAATTGGTAAAAAAGTAA
- a CDS encoding T9SS type A sorting domain-containing protein has product MPEKSAAFSVLANYTLNQTLSDEQAPTNPARNIQHIGGTPTYSLNGILLTGTQYLQSPAVSGLGNSRFTITANFRITGYPSDYMPVITAFDSEIAVLVTSSGTLQLRVGTSTVSTTQSVPLSEFHNITVTRGDGTTRLYFNGVLVATSTSAVSSSTNQLLTRSSIGTTLRYFNGIIKNIQVYNLDYSVNTLTDATSPSLGQFRRAVRDIPSGGSIVFEPTLSGTIDLTVGGTLGIGTLLGTPYGALTICQPPSGNITLRMNRNIPTFEIAEFENFGQPFPDGEISNAKKPDAAAKEVGESRLNATGTTSDIVNIAGITIDGNNAGGGGIVFLSESTSRLLTQFGGTFRATNCVFRNCRGANGGAVDIQSTSTAGFNFVNCTFEGNHATSGWGGAISSTPAGILDITNCTFTNNQAALSGGAIGLPSGGTVNITNSTFANNSSQRNGGAIALQASAAACTLSVTGSTFSNNSAATGFSAGGMFVSAASGRNARVVLTNCTFSGNTAGTSPAGINMIGSGTISAELRQCTVTENSPGGIGIGSGAAMVMVNTIVALNSGSDITGSISTTGSVHNLVGNGTGMTGIANGSNGNQVGTATSPINPRLSALGNYGGPTQTRALLPGSPAIDAGASGAPATDQRGVSRVGAPDIGAFESRGFTITATGGTSQSTLVGTAFPTALSASVSSSFGEPVNGGVITFTAPASGASCTFSPNPATISGGAVSTTATANSTWGSYTVTASAAGISGSVSYNLVNIAPEPTASSGVPVLSTTPTAPPNITVSFTPASPAPTGYLVVRRPDGTPRTSPADGTPYTVGSTFSGQTVVSNTNATSFTDNTVTFGVGYFYDVYPFNGAGPAINYFQAGVRTNAVPLVALPVELTSFEAKALARGVELRWTTASEQNNAGFEVQRRRIRGEVGSEAWQVLGFVRGYGTTSEAKSYSFLDRTASGRVEYRLKQIDFDGTFEYSPVIEVEASVPRTFELLQNYPNPFNPTTVISYELPVATEVRLEVFDMLGRRVATLVNARQEAGRYQVSFNASELTSGLYLYRL; this is encoded by the coding sequence ATGCCTGAAAAATCAGCTGCGTTCTCAGTGCTGGCAAACTACACACTGAATCAGACGCTAAGCGATGAGCAAGCACCAACTAATCCAGCTCGCAACATACAGCACATTGGTGGCACGCCCACCTACTCTCTTAACGGGATTCTTCTTACAGGCACGCAATATCTACAATCGCCAGCCGTTTCAGGGTTGGGGAACAGCCGTTTCACCATCACGGCTAATTTTCGCATCACAGGATACCCGAGCGATTATATGCCGGTTATCACGGCTTTTGATTCTGAAATTGCGGTTCTGGTTACTTCAAGTGGCACGCTGCAACTACGCGTAGGCACAAGCACTGTAAGCACCACACAAAGTGTGCCGCTAAGTGAATTTCATAACATTACCGTTACGCGCGGTGATGGCACAACGCGGCTTTACTTCAATGGCGTATTGGTCGCAACCAGCACAAGTGCAGTCAGTAGCAGTACCAATCAATTACTGACACGCTCTTCAATTGGTACCACACTTCGGTATTTCAACGGCATTATCAAGAACATACAGGTCTATAACCTTGATTACAGTGTGAATACGCTGACCGATGCCACGTCGCCTTCCTTAGGACAATTCCGCCGAGCAGTGCGTGACATTCCAAGCGGTGGCTCCATTGTCTTTGAGCCGACACTCTCTGGCACGATTGACCTCACTGTGGGCGGAACCTTAGGTATAGGCACGCTACTGGGCACGCCGTATGGTGCTCTCACAATTTGCCAACCACCCAGCGGAAACATCACCTTGCGAATGAATCGTAATATCCCGACTTTTGAGATTGCAGAGTTTGAAAATTTTGGTCAACCGTTCCCCGATGGAGAGATATCAAATGCAAAGAAGCCCGATGCAGCGGCAAAAGAGGTCGGTGAAAGTCGTCTAAATGCGACTGGCACAACGAGTGATATCGTCAACATTGCTGGTATCACGATTGATGGTAACAATGCAGGGGGCGGTGGAATAGTGTTTCTATCGGAGAGTACGAGTAGACTATTAACCCAATTTGGAGGCACATTTCGCGCCACAAACTGCGTGTTCAGAAACTGCCGAGGGGCAAATGGTGGAGCAGTAGATATCCAATCCACTAGCACTGCAGGGTTTAACTTTGTAAACTGCACCTTCGAAGGCAACCACGCTACCAGCGGCTGGGGCGGCGCCATCAGTAGTACGCCCGCTGGCATTCTGGATATTACAAATTGCACATTCACAAACAACCAAGCTGCACTCTCAGGCGGTGCAATTGGCTTGCCGAGCGGTGGCACAGTGAACATTACGAATTCTACATTTGCGAACAATTCATCGCAGCGCAATGGCGGTGCGATTGCTCTCCAAGCAAGTGCTGCCGCTTGCACACTGAGCGTAACAGGCAGTACGTTCAGCAACAATAGCGCTGCAACAGGTTTCTCAGCAGGTGGTATGTTCGTCTCGGCGGCGAGCGGGAGAAATGCCAGAGTTGTGCTCACAAACTGCACCTTCAGCGGCAATACAGCTGGCACATCACCAGCAGGAATTAATATGATAGGCAGCGGCACGATTTCAGCAGAGCTACGCCAATGCACTGTTACCGAGAACAGTCCAGGTGGCATAGGAATTGGCAGCGGTGCAGCAATGGTGATGGTGAATACAATTGTTGCCCTAAATAGTGGGAGCGACATTACAGGTTCAATCAGTACTACTGGGAGTGTCCATAACCTTGTCGGTAATGGCACGGGTATGACAGGTATTGCCAATGGGAGCAATGGCAATCAAGTTGGCACAGCCACCTCACCGATTAATCCTCGGCTGTCTGCACTAGGCAACTATGGCGGTCCTACACAGACACGAGCACTACTGCCGGGCAGTCCTGCTATTGACGCAGGTGCAAGCGGCGCGCCGGCAACAGACCAGCGGGGTGTTTCGCGAGTGGGTGCGCCAGACATTGGTGCCTTTGAGTCGCGTGGTTTCACCATAACTGCAACAGGAGGCACCTCGCAAAGCACATTGGTTGGCACAGCCTTCCCAACCGCATTGTCAGCCTCTGTGTCTAGCTCGTTTGGTGAGCCAGTGAACGGTGGCGTGATTACCTTCACTGCGCCAGCTAGCGGCGCAAGCTGCACATTCAGTCCCAATCCTGCAACAATCTCGGGAGGAGCCGTGAGCACCACCGCTACGGCAAATAGCACATGGGGGAGCTATACCGTTACAGCTTCCGCAGCAGGCATAAGTGGTTCCGTCTCTTACAATCTGGTCAATATCGCGCCTGAACCGACGGCATCATCAGGTGTCCCAGTGCTGAGCACCACACCGACAGCACCACCTAACATTACCGTGAGCTTTACCCCGGCATCGCCTGCACCGACGGGCTACTTGGTCGTGCGCCGCCCAGATGGCACACCACGCACTTCGCCTGCCGATGGCACGCCATACACCGTAGGCAGCACCTTCTCGGGGCAGACAGTGGTCTCCAATACTAATGCCACAAGCTTTACGGACAATACCGTTACCTTCGGTGTGGGATACTTCTATGACGTCTATCCCTTCAATGGTGCAGGGCCTGCTATTAACTACTTCCAAGCAGGAGTGCGAACTAATGCTGTGCCGCTTGTGGCGCTTCCAGTAGAGCTGACATCGTTTGAAGCAAAGGCTCTGGCACGTGGCGTGGAATTGCGCTGGACAACGGCGTCGGAGCAAAATAATGCAGGCTTTGAAGTGCAGCGCCGACGCATTCGTGGAGAAGTGGGCAGCGAAGCATGGCAAGTCTTGGGCTTTGTGCGTGGCTATGGCACAACCAGCGAAGCCAAATCGTATTCATTTCTCGACCGCACAGCCTCAGGCAGAGTCGAGTATCGCTTAAAGCAAATTGACTTTGATGGCACTTTTGAATATAGCCCCGTGATTGAAGTGGAAGCCAGTGTGCCCCGAACCTTTGAACTCTTACAGAACTATCCAAATCCATTTAACCCGACAACAGTGATTAGCTACGAACTACCCGTAGCCACCGAAGTGAGATTGGAAGTCTTTGATATGCTAGGCAGAAGAGTTGCAACGCTGGTCAACGCAAGGCAAGAGGCGGGGCGCTATCAAGTATCGTTCAATGCAAGTGAACTGACCTCAGGGCTGTATCTGTATCGCTTGTAA
- a CDS encoding tetratricopeptide repeat protein yields MKAPKRAEYPNRSVSKVKETASQEIDTELEQIFIELHQSPRETLARIRRLQELVHKHSNPEVQSRALLAEGIAEVLLSNYARGKEYLSSAIAQLSKLGDQKGVALAHRFTGAAYFKTGDYQKAQKAFQRAKKIYEQINDLRGVGVTLNNLAALDQRFGNFKDALSKFLESAEILRRCGDEANEGATLANAALLLERLGDYRTALEYALKALTCIEKHHNPMHTAAVFTTLASLSMKLGNLTAAMDYALKSKQSFEASGEKFGIATALTLLAELYQQQRKFPDALAMYRQALSLRQALQDRWGMADVWMRIGQLFADEKKWQEAENAYEESLSLFEQGGEKARLAQVKLALSKVWLQKQLFKKAEKMLQDALTLAEEAGSTEEIAAIHNALALLYANTGRYKQAYEHHCKFAQIDATLKDAERLKQMQYLQIRFDVERLRDERKFFEHKAEKLEGEMKRKQKELMRLTMSLVRKNEFLKSLYDMLGDVQLGASKKTQNAVQKIRAEIQASLRSEETWRLFEAQFSELHKTFLQTLAERYPNLTPTEIKVAAMLRLDLSTKEIAALLYASERTVETHRQNLRRKLRLGAEISLQTFLASL; encoded by the coding sequence ATGAAAGCCCCAAAGCGTGCTGAATATCCCAATCGCTCAGTTTCAAAAGTAAAAGAAACTGCAAGTCAGGAAATTGATACGGAACTTGAGCAAATTTTTATAGAGCTTCATCAATCGCCACGTGAGACGCTTGCCAGAATTCGCCGTCTCCAAGAGCTGGTGCACAAACATTCCAATCCAGAAGTGCAGTCAAGAGCACTGCTGGCTGAGGGCATCGCTGAGGTCTTGCTGTCCAACTACGCACGCGGAAAAGAGTATCTCAGTTCAGCAATAGCGCAGCTGAGCAAGCTCGGAGACCAAAAGGGAGTTGCCTTAGCTCACCGGTTCACAGGCGCCGCTTACTTCAAGACAGGAGATTACCAGAAAGCACAGAAAGCATTTCAGCGCGCGAAGAAAATCTATGAACAGATAAACGATTTGCGAGGTGTGGGCGTAACACTCAACAATTTGGCTGCACTCGACCAACGATTTGGAAACTTTAAGGACGCGCTAAGCAAATTTTTGGAAAGCGCTGAGATTCTAAGGCGATGTGGCGATGAAGCAAATGAAGGAGCAACATTAGCAAATGCAGCGCTTCTGCTTGAGAGATTGGGGGACTACCGCACTGCGCTCGAGTATGCGTTGAAGGCTCTCACCTGCATAGAAAAGCATCACAACCCGATGCACACCGCAGCGGTATTCACTACGCTGGCGTCACTTTCAATGAAATTGGGAAATCTTACTGCAGCGATGGATTATGCATTGAAGTCCAAGCAAAGTTTCGAGGCATCTGGCGAAAAGTTTGGCATTGCGACTGCACTGACCTTACTGGCTGAGCTTTACCAGCAACAGAGGAAATTTCCAGATGCGCTGGCAATGTATCGCCAAGCCTTGTCGCTGCGTCAAGCCCTGCAAGACCGCTGGGGCATGGCAGATGTATGGATGCGCATCGGTCAACTCTTTGCTGATGAAAAAAAGTGGCAAGAAGCAGAGAACGCCTACGAAGAAAGTCTATCACTCTTTGAGCAGGGCGGTGAAAAAGCGCGTCTGGCACAAGTAAAGCTGGCTCTGTCCAAAGTGTGGCTACAAAAGCAACTGTTCAAAAAAGCTGAAAAAATGCTGCAAGACGCACTGACACTTGCGGAGGAAGCAGGAAGCACCGAGGAGATAGCTGCTATTCATAACGCGTTGGCATTGCTCTATGCGAACACAGGACGCTACAAGCAAGCCTACGAGCATCACTGCAAATTCGCTCAAATAGATGCTACGCTTAAAGACGCAGAGCGGCTAAAGCAAATGCAATACCTTCAAATCCGCTTCGATGTGGAGCGCCTTCGAGACGAGCGAAAATTCTTTGAGCACAAGGCAGAGAAATTAGAAGGCGAGATGAAGCGCAAGCAAAAAGAACTGATGAGGCTGACAATGAGCCTTGTGAGGAAAAATGAGTTTTTGAAAAGTCTCTACGACATGCTCGGCGACGTGCAACTGGGGGCGAGCAAAAAAACGCAAAACGCTGTGCAGAAAATCCGAGCTGAGATTCAAGCCAGCCTACGCTCCGAAGAAACCTGGAGACTTTTCGAAGCGCAGTTTTCGGAACTGCACAAAACCTTTCTGCAAACGCTTGCAGAACGCTATCCCAACCTGACACCCACAGAAATCAAAGTGGCGGCAATGCTGCGGCTGGATTTATCCACGAAAGAAATTGCAGCATTGCTCTATGCATCTGAACGCACCGTCGAGACGCATCGACAAAACTTACGCCGAAAACTAAGACTGGGAGCGGAAATCAGCTTGCAAACCTTCCTCGCCTCGCTCTAA
- a CDS encoding esterase-like activity of phytase family protein has protein sequence MLSNRIFLVITSLCGALLLASCSGSSSPSSSEAPTRVGSLRFIGEQRIPFNTKFQGTTVGGLSGIDYDGNTWYLMCDDAADSNEVRFYTANLTISQNAFSQVQLTGVTFIKDPSGRAFPRRPSADAVDPEGLCYDRSTNTLYWSSEGYRPAPGGGPNPVNGRIIAQPFIHEIRRDGSHIRALSLPSRYLMDTTSVPARGPRNNGVFESVALSVDGRSVWAAMEEPLFQDGDRSTATNQGIIRMIRFDKATGRSTGEFAYRMDRLVPTPNPPTAFFVHGVVEILPLTDTTMLVMERSFAVGGTPDYNIRIYEASLQGAQDVSAIDAINPATVSVMRKRLVIDFESIAANLQNRRIDNIEGMCFGPRLSNGNRTLVVVSDDNFNAAQVTQFIAFEVLP, from the coding sequence ATGCTTTCCAATCGCATCTTCCTTGTCATCACAAGTCTTTGTGGTGCGTTGCTTCTTGCCAGCTGCTCTGGTAGCTCTTCGCCCTCATCGTCAGAGGCGCCTACTCGTGTTGGGTCGCTGCGCTTTATCGGCGAACAGCGCATTCCGTTCAATACCAAATTTCAGGGCACGACGGTTGGGGGTCTTTCAGGCATTGATTACGACGGCAACACGTGGTATCTGATGTGCGACGATGCAGCCGACTCTAACGAAGTGCGCTTTTACACGGCTAATTTGACGATTTCGCAAAATGCCTTTTCACAAGTTCAACTGACAGGGGTTACATTCATTAAAGATCCTTCTGGCAGAGCTTTCCCGCGTCGCCCAAGTGCAGATGCTGTTGACCCTGAGGGACTTTGTTATGACCGCTCAACCAACACGCTTTACTGGTCTAGTGAAGGCTACCGTCCTGCGCCAGGCGGTGGTCCTAATCCCGTCAACGGTCGGATTATTGCACAGCCGTTTATTCACGAAATTCGCCGTGATGGCAGTCACATTCGTGCGCTCTCATTGCCTTCACGCTACTTGATGGATACGACTTCTGTGCCTGCACGTGGTCCGAGAAACAACGGTGTCTTTGAAAGCGTCGCGCTCAGTGTCGATGGTCGTAGCGTCTGGGCTGCAATGGAAGAGCCGCTCTTTCAAGATGGCGACCGTTCCACGGCGACCAATCAAGGCATTATCCGAATGATTCGTTTTGACAAAGCTACTGGACGCAGCACAGGTGAATTTGCATACAGAATGGACAGGCTTGTACCGACTCCCAATCCGCCCACTGCGTTTTTTGTGCACGGTGTCGTGGAAATCTTGCCTCTTACTGATACTACAATGCTTGTGATGGAACGCTCCTTTGCAGTGGGCGGCACGCCTGATTACAACATTCGCATTTATGAAGCCAGCTTGCAAGGCGCTCAAGATGTTTCAGCAATTGATGCAATCAATCCTGCTACTGTCTCTGTGATGCGCAAGCGCTTGGTAATTGACTTTGAGTCAATTGCCGCAAACTTGCAGAACCGCCGTATCGACAACATCGAGGGAATGTGCTTCGGGCCTAGGTTATCGAATGGGAATCGCACGCTTGTTGTCGTCTCAGACGATAATTTCAATGCTGCACAGGTTACGCAGTTCATTGCGTTTGAAGTCTTGCCTTAA
- a CDS encoding S8 family serine peptidase, which translates to MKKLALLSIFLFLFSMASAQDYYYYQGQRITLQPRTDKIAVVLKSTANAALAETQVRALLSSSDTVAQVLPNVLLVSFSTARSLPEIQNLQTQMEAQDPVKFSSTVYFGESEQVSQIVTDEFIVRLRPSVTVAELNQFNALNGCTIVKPLLLARTYLLKSNDNVELNALQLSEIYRQSNLFEWTEPNFAYPSFCLLHSAPNDPLYSQQWAIKNTGTVPLTTGGNSVAGDATTTLGIAGADMSVEQAWNFATGAGVKIAILDSGVDELHEDLTGNIPLPGYDAFTDTYFSTKGQYDSQGHGTACAGLAAAVTNNGIGVAGIARNATLRSYRIFNPNAATAAQIATAITRAKNDGMDVLSNSWGGGSPSNLITNAIDDAATTGRGGLGCIILFSSGNDGRCPPSYPSWLPNVVCVGASTQQDVKKSAGTGNQWWWGGNFGERPYPGGGDLDIVAPTVCMTTDVTGNPSGIGYDPGNYTATFNGTSCSCPNAAGVAALILSVNTSLTRLQVIEFLYRGADKIDNIPYNVNKPFGKWNPYTGYGRVNALNSVRLAAGVDVTPPTIVHTNVLSHTSTYPTIITAEIVDQNGAPVPTTGPNSPRLFYRLKKGANPWSAFVEVSAFSVVGNVFSFQIPCVGHETQVQYYIRARDAAGNERTFPRFANPNFPTTLCYYAVGTFNTTSQTIPSFTLAPTSATGISVLSSSVTFSSPMTIVNTRVRLNMSTRRPVRQRVILQAQSITSSDPTNDRKVLYSFAGIGENGELWVYGTANAVWINNAIVSDTASQYFGNIPTPLSAAYSGSFLPDHVMRGYNGVSLPANHQWRVIATNSTPNTFSTPNDAVWNAIEIFLTHLSGTPSAAARLDSPADSILNFGNATTATVDLPFVLHNVGNATLTCGTPTFTGPSASRFSIQGTPPSSIAANSSGTFTIRYTPSTPGVDQAVLEIPTNDPSKPVFKVSLRGVAPTVYSNLFMPSGSPSTITFGGTNLTFTANVTTPATVNVGFYNFDIPVPGTLPPNIVRISKYYWAIQSSTLGFSSGVVRIPLTAIAGLGTQLNKLHILKRDEPANPGDPWQDIGGTIVGGNLESTVAFSSLSEFAIGDEIDGDSPLPVELAAFTGQATPQGVQLSWQTASELNNAGFIVMRSVVPAAGENATPAVAIASYEFSRALQGKGTTTSTTQYSYLDNTVEVGKTYTYRLRSVDFDGTIHDYPQTVTVEVREPIQARAYDYALEQNYPNPFNPSTIIRFTMKEAGTATLTVTDILGRVVKQEQLQARAGENIYRFVAEGLPSGMYFYTLRAANFQQTKKMVLIK; encoded by the coding sequence ATGAAAAAACTGGCACTGCTCTCTATTTTTCTCTTCCTCTTTTCTATGGCGTCTGCGCAAGATTACTACTACTATCAAGGGCAGCGGATTACGCTGCAGCCAAGAACTGACAAAATTGCAGTCGTTCTGAAATCTACTGCGAATGCAGCACTTGCAGAAACGCAAGTGCGTGCGCTGCTTAGCTCCAGTGATACGGTGGCGCAAGTGCTTCCAAATGTCCTGCTGGTGAGTTTTAGCACAGCTCGCTCTCTACCTGAAATCCAGAACCTTCAAACTCAGATGGAAGCACAAGACCCTGTGAAGTTCTCCTCAACCGTCTACTTTGGAGAATCTGAGCAGGTCTCACAGATTGTAACCGATGAATTCATTGTGAGGTTGCGCCCAAGCGTAACCGTTGCAGAACTAAACCAGTTTAATGCTCTAAATGGCTGCACGATTGTAAAGCCCTTGCTGCTGGCTCGCACCTATCTTTTGAAGAGCAACGATAATGTGGAGCTCAATGCACTCCAGCTTTCAGAAATCTATCGCCAAAGCAATCTTTTTGAGTGGACAGAGCCTAACTTTGCCTATCCCAGTTTTTGCCTATTGCACAGCGCACCAAATGACCCGCTCTACAGCCAGCAGTGGGCAATTAAGAACACAGGCACGGTTCCGCTCACAACAGGTGGCAACTCTGTCGCTGGCGATGCCACCACAACACTCGGCATTGCAGGGGCTGATATGAGCGTGGAGCAGGCTTGGAATTTTGCAACTGGTGCAGGCGTCAAAATTGCGATTCTGGACAGCGGCGTCGACGAATTGCACGAAGACCTAACTGGCAACATTCCTCTTCCTGGATATGATGCGTTTACAGATACCTACTTTTCCACGAAAGGTCAGTACGATTCGCAGGGACACGGCACAGCATGCGCAGGTTTGGCTGCGGCAGTCACAAACAATGGAATTGGTGTGGCAGGGATTGCCCGCAATGCAACGCTGCGCTCCTACCGCATTTTTAATCCTAATGCGGCAACTGCCGCTCAAATTGCTACAGCGATTACGCGCGCCAAGAACGATGGAATGGATGTGCTAAGCAATAGCTGGGGCGGTGGCTCTCCAAGCAATCTGATTACCAACGCAATTGATGATGCAGCAACGACGGGCAGAGGCGGTCTTGGTTGCATTATTCTCTTCTCTTCTGGTAATGACGGGCGCTGCCCACCTTCATATCCTTCTTGGCTTCCAAATGTGGTTTGCGTTGGTGCTTCTACACAGCAGGATGTGAAGAAATCAGCTGGCACGGGCAACCAGTGGTGGTGGGGCGGCAACTTTGGCGAGCGTCCGTATCCGGGTGGGGGCGACCTCGATATCGTGGCACCTACGGTTTGCATGACCACTGACGTTACGGGTAATCCTTCTGGTATCGGTTATGACCCCGGCAACTATACAGCCACATTCAACGGCACGTCCTGCTCCTGCCCAAATGCTGCAGGCGTGGCTGCGCTGATTCTCTCTGTCAACACTAGCCTGACACGCCTGCAAGTGATTGAATTTCTCTATCGCGGCGCCGATAAGATTGATAACATCCCTTACAACGTCAATAAACCTTTTGGCAAGTGGAACCCATACACAGGGTATGGGCGTGTGAATGCACTAAACTCCGTGCGTTTGGCTGCAGGCGTAGATGTAACGCCGCCCACAATTGTGCACACGAATGTGCTATCTCATACTAGCACCTACCCCACCATCATCACGGCAGAGATTGTCGACCAAAATGGTGCTCCAGTGCCCACTACTGGCCCAAATAGTCCAAGACTCTTCTATCGCTTGAAAAAAGGGGCTAATCCTTGGAGTGCCTTTGTGGAGGTGTCGGCTTTCTCAGTCGTCGGGAATGTGTTTTCGTTCCAAATTCCGTGTGTGGGGCACGAAACACAAGTGCAATACTACATTCGTGCTCGCGATGCGGCTGGAAATGAGCGCACTTTCCCACGCTTTGCTAACCCAAATTTCCCAACGACGCTTTGCTACTACGCCGTTGGCACATTCAACACGACAAGTCAGACGATACCCTCTTTCACACTGGCGCCGACCAGCGCTACTGGCATTAGTGTCCTGTCATCGTCCGTTACATTCAGCAGCCCGATGACTATCGTAAACACACGCGTGCGTCTGAATATGAGCACGCGCCGTCCTGTCCGTCAAAGAGTGATTCTGCAAGCGCAGAGTATCACTTCCAGTGACCCAACTAACGACCGCAAAGTACTTTACTCCTTTGCAGGAATTGGAGAAAATGGTGAGCTGTGGGTGTATGGCACAGCAAATGCAGTTTGGATTAATAACGCCATTGTCTCAGACACAGCATCCCAATACTTTGGCAATATTCCCACACCGCTTTCAGCGGCTTACTCAGGCTCATTTTTGCCTGACCATGTGATGCGAGGCTACAATGGCGTCTCACTCCCTGCAAATCATCAGTGGCGCGTGATTGCGACTAATAGCACACCGAACACATTTTCTACACCCAACGATGCAGTGTGGAATGCCATAGAGATTTTCCTTACGCACTTAAGTGGCACGCCCAGCGCGGCGGCTCGTTTAGATTCGCCAGCTGATTCCATTCTCAACTTCGGAAACGCTACAACCGCCACAGTCGATTTGCCTTTCGTCTTGCATAATGTCGGCAATGCCACGCTCACCTGTGGCACGCCGACCTTTACTGGGCCGTCTGCCTCGCGTTTTTCCATTCAAGGCACACCACCTAGCTCAATTGCTGCGAATAGCTCTGGCACCTTCACCATTCGCTATACGCCAAGCACACCCGGCGTCGACCAAGCGGTTTTGGAGATTCCAACCAACGACCCATCAAAACCCGTCTTCAAGGTGTCGCTACGTGGCGTGGCGCCAACCGTCTACTCTAATCTCTTTATGCCATCTGGCTCGCCTTCTACAATAACCTTTGGCGGCACCAATCTGACTTTCACGGCAAATGTAACAACACCCGCAACCGTGAATGTCGGTTTCTATAACTTTGATATTCCAGTCCCAGGCACCTTACCGCCGAACATTGTGCGTATCAGCAAATACTATTGGGCGATTCAGTCCTCAACCCTTGGCTTTAGCAGTGGGGTCGTGCGCATTCCTTTAACGGCAATTGCAGGTCTTGGCACGCAGCTAAACAAGCTGCATATCCTCAAGCGCGATGAGCCTGCAAATCCCGGCGATCCATGGCAAGATATTGGCGGCACTATCGTTGGAGGAAACCTTGAAAGCACTGTCGCGTTTAGCTCGCTCTCCGAATTTGCAATTGGTGATGAAATTGACGGTGATAGTCCACTGCCTGTAGAGCTGGCTGCATTCACAGGTCAAGCAACCCCGCAGGGCGTTCAGCTTAGTTGGCAAACTGCCTCTGAGCTGAATAACGCAGGCTTCATCGTGATGCGCTCCGTTGTGCCCGCAGCAGGTGAAAATGCAACCCCTGCAGTAGCCATCGCTTCATATGAGTTTTCAAGGGCCTTGCAAGGCAAAGGCACGACCACTTCTACGACCCAATACAGCTACTTAGATAACACGGTAGAAGTAGGCAAAACATACACCTATCGCTTGCGCTCCGTCGACTTTGACGGCACTATTCATGACTACCCGCAAACTGTTACGGTCGAGGTGCGTGAGCCAATTCAAGCCAGAGCTTATGACTACGCGCTTGAGCAGAATTACCCGAACCCATTTAATCCGTCCACCATCATTCGCTTCACAATGAAAGAAGCAGGCACGGCAACACTCACTGTGACTGACATCTTGGGTAGGGTGGTCAAGCAAGAGCAGTTGCAAGCTCGCGCTGGGGAGAACATCTACCGCTTTGTTGCGGAAGGGCTGCCCAGCGGAATGTATTTCTACACGCTTCGTGCCGCTAACTTCCAGCAAACCAAAAAGATGGTGCTAATAAAGTAA